In the genome of Streptomyces aquilus, the window CGCGAGGGCGTTGCGGACGGCGCCGATGTCGTCGGCGGCGGACAGGGCGAGGCCGTTGGGCCAGCCTGCCGCGCGGGTCTCCGACAGGAGGGTCAGGCCGGAGCCGTCGGGCAGATGGACGTCGGCGACACAGATGTCGCGGGGGTTGCCGATGCGGGGACGAGCCTCCGCGACGGACGAGGCCTCGATGACATCGCGCACACCGAGCGCCCACAGGTGGCGGGTGACGGTGGAGCGGACGCGCGGGTCGGCCACGACCACCATCGCGGTGGGCTTGTTCGGGCGGTAGGCGACCAGGCTTGCGGGCTGCTCGAGAAGAACGGACACCAGGCCTCCTGGAGTGCGGGGACGACTTGGAAGGTCACAGTCGTCTTCGGCACCGGATCACGAGTCCTTTAGAGAATGATCACGATCTAGTGAGTAACAATTGGTGCAATTCGGACGTGTGGTCGATCGTTCGGTGAACGAATCGGCTCGTTCGAGGGATCGCTCTCGACTGAAAGTGGCCGTATCGACAAAGTGACGACAAAATCCCTGCGCCCGAAAAGGTGACCCGAGGGGTCGTCAGCGTGACTGCGGACCGCGCCGCTGCGGCAGCGTCACCACCGACGCGTCGCCCGGACCGGCCGGCGGCAGCCCCGCGACCTGCGCGAGCAGATCGCACCAGGCCGCCAGATGACCCGCGGTGTCCGGCACCCCGCCCAGCCCCTCGCGGGGCGTCCAGGAGGCGCGGATCTCGATCTGCGAGGCCGACGGGCGCTCGGCGAGACCGCCGAAGTAGTGGGAGCTGGCCCGGGTGACCGTGCCGCTCGGCTCCCCGCACGCGAGGCCGCGCGCCTGGAGCGCGCCGGTCAGCCACGACCAGCACACCTCGGGCAGCAGCGGATCGGCCGCCATCTCCGACTCCAGCTCCGCGCGCACCAGCGTGACCAGCCGGAAGGCACCCCGCCAGGCGTCGTGCCCGTCCGGGTCGTGCAGCAGCACCAGCCGGCCGTCCGCCAGGTCCTGGTCGCCGTCGACGACCGTCGCCTCCAGCGCGTACGCGAACGGCGCGAGCCGCTGCGGGGCGCGCGTCGGCTCCACCTCGATCTGCGGCCTGAGCCGCGCGGCCCTCAGCGCGTCGACGGCGGCCCGGAAGGGCAACGGAGCGTCGCTGCTCGTATCCCGGTCCCCCTCCTTCGCGTCGTCCATTCCGCCAGTGCCGTCCGACAGTCGTCCTTGAGCCGCAGCCATGCGGGAAGATTAAAGGGAAGCGGGGCCCGGTGCGGGCCTAGACACCCGGACAACGGGCGCCAGGTCACCGGCGAACCGGCACCGACGCCGGGCACCGGGCACTGCGGACGCCGTGCGAAACTTGCCGACGTGAGTGCTAACCAGACGCCGCCGTCCGCCACGTACGAATCCGCCTTCCTCAAGGCCTGCCGGCGCGAGCCCGTGCCGCACACGCCGGTGTGGTTCATGCGGCAGGCCGGGCGCTCACTGCCGGAGTACCGCAAGGTCCGCGAGGGCGTCCCGATGCTCGAGTCCTGCATGCGGCCCGAGCTGGTCACCGAGATCACCCTCCAGCCCGTGCGCCGGCACGGCGTGGACGCGGCGATCTACTTCAGCGACATCGTCGTCCCGCTCAAGGCCATCGGCATCGACCTCGACATCAAGCCCGGCGTCGGCCCGG includes:
- a CDS encoding DUF3000 domain-containing protein encodes the protein MDDAKEGDRDTSSDAPLPFRAAVDALRAARLRPQIEVEPTRAPQRLAPFAYALEATVVDGDQDLADGRLVLLHDPDGHDAWRGAFRLVTLVRAELESEMAADPLLPEVCWSWLTGALQARGLACGEPSGTVTRASSHYFGGLAERPSASQIEIRASWTPREGLGGVPDTAGHLAAWCDLLAQVAGLPPAGPGDASVVTLPQRRGPQSR